A stretch of the Panthera uncia isolate 11264 chromosome D1, Puncia_PCG_1.0, whole genome shotgun sequence genome encodes the following:
- the RNF26 gene encoding E3 ubiquitin-protein ligase RNF26 has product MEAVYLIVNGVGLVLDLLTLVLDLNFLLVSSLLASLAWLLAFIYNLPHTVLTSLLHLGRGVLLSLLALIEALVRFTFGGLQALCTLMYSCCSGLESLKLLGHLASHGALRSREILHRGVLNVVSSGHALLRQACDICAIAMSLVAYVINSLVNICLIGTQNLFSLMLALWDAVMGPLWRMTDVVAAFLAHISSSAVAMAILLWTPCQLALELLASAARLLASFVLVNVTGLVLLACVLAVMVTVLHPDLTLRLATRALSQLHARPSYHRLREDVVRLSRLALDLEAWRRVWSRSLQLATWPNRGGAPGAPQGGPRRAPSARTWRQDTLPETGPRSEAEEEEVGTVRATAARGRERLNEDEPVAGQDPWKLLKEQEERKKCVICQDQSKTVLLLPCRHLCLCQACTEILMRHPIYHRNCPLCRRGILQTLNVYL; this is encoded by the coding sequence ATGGAGGCTGTGTACCTGATAGTGAATGGGGTGGGCCTTGTGCTGGACCTGCTGACCTTGGTGTTGGATCTCAACTTCCTGCTGGTGTCCTCCCTCCTGGCGTCTCTGGCCTGGCTCCTGGCCTTCATCTACAACCTGCCACACACGGTACTGACTAGTCTTCTGCACTTGGGCCGCGGAGTCCTGCTTTCACTGCTGGCCTTGATCGAAGCCTTGGTCCGGTTCACCTTTGGGGGCTTGCAGGCCTTGTGTACTCTGATGTACAGCTGCTGCTCTGGCCTGGAGAGCTTAaagctcctggggcacctggcctCTCACGGGGCACTGAGGAGCCGGGAGATACTGCACCGGGGTGTCCTCAACGTGGTCTCCAGTGGCCATGCTTTGCTGCGCCAGGCCTGTGACATCTGTGCCATTGCCATGAGCCTGGTGGCCTACGTGATCAACAGTCTGGTCAACATCTGTCTCATTGGCACTCAGAACCTTTTCTCCCTGATGCTGGCCCTGTGGGATGCCGTGATGGGGCCACTGTGGAGGATGACGGACGTTGTAGCTGCCTTCCTAGCCCACATTTCCAGCAGTGCTGTGGCCATGGCCATCCTCCTCTGGACCCCCTGCCAACTAGCACTGGAGCTCCTAGCGTCAGCTGCCCGCCTCCTGGCCAGCTTCGTGCTTGTCAATGTCACCGGCCTGGTGCTGCTGGCTTGTGTGCTGGCGGTGATGGTGACCGTGTTGCACCCGGACCTCACTCTGAGACTGGCCACCCGGGCACTCAGTCAGCTCCATGCCCGGCCATCCTACCACCGGCTGCGAGAAGATGTCGTGCGGCTATCTCGCCTGGCACTGGACTTGGAGGCCTGGCGCCGAGTCTGGAGCCGCAGCCTGCAGCTGGCCACCTGGCCGAACCGGGGAGGGGCCCCCGGGGCTCCTCAGGGTGGCCCGAGGAGGGCGCCCTCGGCCAGGACCTGGCGACAGGACACTCTTCCTGAAACAGGGCCCAGATCAGAGGCAGAAGAAGAGGAGGTCGGGACGGTCAGAGCAACAGCTGCCCGCGGCCGGGAGAGGCTCAATGAGGATGAGCCCGTAGCTGGGCAAGACCCATGGAAGTTGCTCAAGGAGCAAGAGGAGCGGAAGAAGTGTGTCATCTGCCAGGACCAGAGCAAGACGGTGCTGCTGCTGCCCTGTCGGCACCTGTGCCTGTGCCAGGCTTGCACTGAAATCCTGATGCGCCACCCCATCTACCACCGCAACTGTCCACTCTGCCGCCGGGGCATTCTGCAGACCCTCAATGTCTACCTCTGA